In a single window of the Bos javanicus breed banteng chromosome 16, ARS-OSU_banteng_1.0, whole genome shotgun sequence genome:
- the LOC133227333 gene encoding alpha-1,3-mannosyl-glycoprotein 4-beta-N-acetylglucosaminyltransferase-like protein MGAT4E isoform X1 — MHCPLRHCCVISMGLGVLWLLFMLEVPREVEDDQDWMAVKVQAAALPSLCRFREDQMFPLPVPQEDSYRRRKGLGPLEDWRNLTSKYLEKLQQRKKTWLTVGISSRPRPGPDPSGLLYTLLSVFRATSKVEQKRLTVLVHLAGADPAWLAETVLNISSLFSPQILAGQLLLIHAPPDAYPPAGAGASGRELYSEQNVDHAFLMSSASKLSEYFLLLEDNAFCAPNFISHVQWKVDTLRSQPWAFLEFANLGVLGKLFRSSDLPTLAHFLLLFYREKPLDRLLAHFRVLLAQKDPILCTPFLFYHRATYHPLNDRQKASGARRKSPYAPDNPPGTAFTDMKVFEVHFPWEAYTLDESFFWTHNVSAGNHLTVILNQPADLRRVQVLTGTIVEGRHALEKGQVELGYGPEGMPQRCSSFVLLGRLLEGQLDQEVVPRSVGHQVSCVRLLANANQAGGLIVRHIYLWEEHARDTGHSG; from the exons ATGCACTGTCCCCTCCGGCACTGCTGCGTCATCTCCATGGGCCTCGGGGTCCTGTGGCTCCTGTTCATGCTGGAAGTCCCCAGGGAAGTTGAAGACGACCAGGACTGGATGGCTGTCAAGGTCCAAGCAGCGGCCTTGCCCTCGCTGTGCAGGttcagg GAGGACCAGATGTTCCCTCTGCCAGTACCCCAGGAGGACAGCTACAGGAGAAGGAAGGGCCTGGGGCCACTAGAAGACTGGCGGAACCTCACTTCCAAATACCTGGAAAAGCTCCAGCAGAGAAAGAAGA CGTGGCTGACGGTGGGCATCTCCTCGCGGCCCCGGCCGGGGCCCGACCCCAGCGGCCTCCTGTACACTCTCCTCTCGGTGTTCCGCGCCACCTCGAAGGTGGAGCAGAAGCGCCTCACGGTGTTGGTCCACCTGGCGGGCGCCGACCCCGCCTGGCTCGCGGAGACCGTCCTGAACATTTCCAGCCTCTTCAGCCCGCAGATCTTGGCGGGGCAGCTGCTGCTGATCCACGCCCCCCCAGACGCCTACCCGCCCGCGGGCGCCGGGGCCTCCGGCCGGGAGCTCTACTCCGAGCAGAACGTGGATCACGCCTTCCTCATGAGCTCTGCCTCGAAGCTCTCGGAGTACTTCCTGCTGCTGGAGGACAACGCCTTCTGCGCCCCCAACttcatcagccacgtgcagtggaAGGTGGACACGCTGCGGTCTCAGCCCTGGGCCTTCCTGGAGTTCGCCAACCTGGGCGTCCTGGGCAAGCTCTTCCGCAGTAGCGACCTGCCGACGCTGGCCCACTTCCTGCTCCTCTTCTACCGGGAGAAGCCCCTCGACAGGCTGCTCGCCCACTTCCGTGTCCTCCTGGCCCAGAAGGACCCCATCCTGTGCACGCCCTTCCTCTtctaccacagagccacctaCCACCCCCTGAACGACAGGCAGAAGGCATCGGGCGCGCGCAGGAAGAGCCCCTACGCCCCTGACAACCCGCCGGGAACCGCCTTCACCGACATGAAGGTGTTCGAGGTCCACTTCCCCTGGGAGGCCTACACTCTGGACGAGTCCTTCTTCTGGACCCACAACGTGAGTGCTGGCAACCACCTGACGGTCATCCTGAACCAGCCAGCCGACCTGAGGAGGGTGCAGGTGCTGACGGGCACCATCGTGGAAGGCAGGCacgccctggagaaggggcaggTGGAGCTGGGCTACGGGCCCGAGGGCATGCCGCAGCGCTGCTCCAGCTTTGTCCTGCTGGGCCGCCTCCTGGAGGGGCAGCTGGATCAGGAGGTAGTGCCCAGGTCTGTGGGGcaccaggtgagctgcgtgaggCTGCTGGCGAACGCCAACCAGGCAGGCGGGCTCATCGTCAGGCACATTTACCTCTGGGAGGAGCATGCCAGAGACACGGGCCACTCGGGATGA
- the LOC133227333 gene encoding alpha-1,3-mannosyl-glycoprotein 4-beta-N-acetylglucosaminyltransferase-like protein MGAT4E isoform X2 encodes MHCPLRHCCVISMGLGVLWLLFMLEVPREVEDDQDWMAVKEDQMFPLPVPQEDSYRRRKGLGPLEDWRNLTSKYLEKLQQRKKTWLTVGISSRPRPGPDPSGLLYTLLSVFRATSKVEQKRLTVLVHLAGADPAWLAETVLNISSLFSPQILAGQLLLIHAPPDAYPPAGAGASGRELYSEQNVDHAFLMSSASKLSEYFLLLEDNAFCAPNFISHVQWKVDTLRSQPWAFLEFANLGVLGKLFRSSDLPTLAHFLLLFYREKPLDRLLAHFRVLLAQKDPILCTPFLFYHRATYHPLNDRQKASGARRKSPYAPDNPPGTAFTDMKVFEVHFPWEAYTLDESFFWTHNVSAGNHLTVILNQPADLRRVQVLTGTIVEGRHALEKGQVELGYGPEGMPQRCSSFVLLGRLLEGQLDQEVVPRSVGHQVSCVRLLANANQAGGLIVRHIYLWEEHARDTGHSG; translated from the exons ATGCACTGTCCCCTCCGGCACTGCTGCGTCATCTCCATGGGCCTCGGGGTCCTGTGGCTCCTGTTCATGCTGGAAGTCCCCAGGGAAGTTGAAGACGACCAGGACTGGATGGCTGTCAAG GAGGACCAGATGTTCCCTCTGCCAGTACCCCAGGAGGACAGCTACAGGAGAAGGAAGGGCCTGGGGCCACTAGAAGACTGGCGGAACCTCACTTCCAAATACCTGGAAAAGCTCCAGCAGAGAAAGAAGA CGTGGCTGACGGTGGGCATCTCCTCGCGGCCCCGGCCGGGGCCCGACCCCAGCGGCCTCCTGTACACTCTCCTCTCGGTGTTCCGCGCCACCTCGAAGGTGGAGCAGAAGCGCCTCACGGTGTTGGTCCACCTGGCGGGCGCCGACCCCGCCTGGCTCGCGGAGACCGTCCTGAACATTTCCAGCCTCTTCAGCCCGCAGATCTTGGCGGGGCAGCTGCTGCTGATCCACGCCCCCCCAGACGCCTACCCGCCCGCGGGCGCCGGGGCCTCCGGCCGGGAGCTCTACTCCGAGCAGAACGTGGATCACGCCTTCCTCATGAGCTCTGCCTCGAAGCTCTCGGAGTACTTCCTGCTGCTGGAGGACAACGCCTTCTGCGCCCCCAACttcatcagccacgtgcagtggaAGGTGGACACGCTGCGGTCTCAGCCCTGGGCCTTCCTGGAGTTCGCCAACCTGGGCGTCCTGGGCAAGCTCTTCCGCAGTAGCGACCTGCCGACGCTGGCCCACTTCCTGCTCCTCTTCTACCGGGAGAAGCCCCTCGACAGGCTGCTCGCCCACTTCCGTGTCCTCCTGGCCCAGAAGGACCCCATCCTGTGCACGCCCTTCCTCTtctaccacagagccacctaCCACCCCCTGAACGACAGGCAGAAGGCATCGGGCGCGCGCAGGAAGAGCCCCTACGCCCCTGACAACCCGCCGGGAACCGCCTTCACCGACATGAAGGTGTTCGAGGTCCACTTCCCCTGGGAGGCCTACACTCTGGACGAGTCCTTCTTCTGGACCCACAACGTGAGTGCTGGCAACCACCTGACGGTCATCCTGAACCAGCCAGCCGACCTGAGGAGGGTGCAGGTGCTGACGGGCACCATCGTGGAAGGCAGGCacgccctggagaaggggcaggTGGAGCTGGGCTACGGGCCCGAGGGCATGCCGCAGCGCTGCTCCAGCTTTGTCCTGCTGGGCCGCCTCCTGGAGGGGCAGCTGGATCAGGAGGTAGTGCCCAGGTCTGTGGGGcaccaggtgagctgcgtgaggCTGCTGGCGAACGCCAACCAGGCAGGCGGGCTCATCGTCAGGCACATTTACCTCTGGGAGGAGCATGCCAGAGACACGGGCCACTCGGGATGA